From one Effusibacillus pohliae DSM 22757 genomic stretch:
- a CDS encoding helix-turn-helix domain-containing protein: MKVDLQKIKRLRIENNLSLEDMAAYLGYKTATGYYYAESGRCKFKPHHIPMIANKFEIPMEQLFCEDEFAKMAKDEQSASTA; this comes from the coding sequence GTGAAGGTAGATCTTCAGAAGATTAAAAGATTACGGATTGAAAACAATCTATCGCTCGAAGATATGGCGGCTTATCTGGGATATAAAACGGCCACTGGCTATTATTACGCCGAATCGGGAAGGTGCAAGTTTAAGCCGCATCACATCCCAATGATCGCCAATAAGTTTGAAATTCCGATGGAACAGCTTTTTTGTGAAGATGAATTTGCCAAAATGGCAAAAGATGAACAATCGGCCAGCACGGCATAG